In one Denitratisoma sp. genomic region, the following are encoded:
- a CDS encoding Hsp33 family molecular chaperone HslO translates to MSSDFVARFLLEELDIRGAFVRLGESWRSLQAGRGYAETVRDLLGEMTATAVLVAGNLKQPGRLTFQLQGHGPVRMLVIDCTAELHLRGMAKAEAEVARAPVSRLFGDGRLSLILQNEAAREPWQSLVPVAGDSIAAVFEHYLAQSEQQPARFWLAAGEAYACGLFLQKLPGADAKDPDGWARVEQLAATVTPQEMQALPMETLLGRLFPEESLRLFQPKPVVYDCPEDRDKVSEMLRSLGRAEIESILAEQGEIVVRDDICNREYRFDAGDLDALFPHDTMQKRTLH, encoded by the coding sequence GTGAGCTCGGATTTCGTCGCCCGCTTCCTCCTCGAGGAACTCGACATCCGCGGCGCCTTCGTGCGCCTGGGCGAGTCCTGGCGCAGCCTGCAGGCGGGACGCGGCTACGCAGAAACGGTTCGCGACCTGCTCGGCGAGATGACGGCGACGGCCGTGCTCGTCGCCGGCAACCTGAAGCAGCCCGGCCGGCTCACTTTCCAGCTGCAGGGCCACGGTCCGGTCCGCATGCTGGTGATCGACTGCACCGCCGAGCTGCATCTGCGCGGCATGGCGAAGGCCGAAGCCGAAGTCGCGCGGGCGCCCGTCTCGCGGCTGTTCGGCGACGGGCGGCTGTCCCTGATCCTGCAGAACGAGGCGGCACGCGAGCCCTGGCAGAGCCTGGTGCCCGTTGCCGGCGACAGCATCGCGGCGGTCTTCGAGCACTACCTCGCCCAGTCCGAGCAGCAGCCGGCGCGGTTCTGGCTCGCGGCCGGCGAAGCGTACGCCTGCGGCCTTTTCCTGCAGAAGCTGCCCGGTGCCGATGCGAAGGATCCCGACGGCTGGGCGCGCGTCGAACAGCTCGCCGCGACCGTGACGCCGCAGGAAATGCAGGCGCTGCCGATGGAAACCCTGCTCGGCCGGCTGTTTCCGGAGGAATCGCTGCGCCTGTTCCAGCCGAAGCCGGTCGTCTACGACTGTCCGGAGGACCGCGACAAGGTGAGCGAGATGCTGCGCTCGCTCGGCCGCGCCGAAATCGAATCGATCCTCGCCGAGCAGGGAGAGATCGTGGTGCGCGACGACATCTGCAACCGCGAATACCGCTTCGACGCCGGCGACCTCGACGCGCTCTTCCCGCACGACACGATGCAAAAAAGGACGCTGCATTGA
- a CDS encoding arsenate reductase, which yields MTTVYGIRNCDTMKKAFAWLDGRGIAYDFHDYKKLGADAALLKRWAAQAGWEKLINTRGPSFRKLPPEKQANLTEKKAFALMLENPSMIRRPIVETGRTLLIGFDADEFAKKLK from the coding sequence ATGACAACCGTTTACGGCATCAGGAACTGCGACACCATGAAGAAGGCCTTCGCCTGGCTCGACGGCCGCGGCATCGCCTACGACTTCCATGACTACAAAAAGCTCGGCGCCGATGCCGCCCTGCTGAAAAGATGGGCGGCACAGGCCGGCTGGGAGAAGCTGATCAACACGCGCGGCCCCAGCTTCCGCAAGCTGCCGCCGGAGAAGCAGGCGAACCTCACCGAGAAGAAGGCCTTCGCGCTGATGCTGGAGAATCCGAGCATGATCCGGCGGCCGATCGTCGAAACCGGCAGGACGCTGCTGATCGGCTTCGACGCCGACGAATTCGCAAAAAAGCTGAAGTGA
- a CDS encoding fused MFS/spermidine synthase produces the protein MATPIQISEEAGVRYLHFGSDWIQGAMRIARPWALELDYTREMMAALLLRPEPDWPRKALLIGLGAASLTKFLYRHRPKAKLTVVEIEPAVVAAAHQFFRLPEDPRRLKIEIADGVEWLAASDQTFDLILVDGFDADARAGGLDTLPFYRACRAHLGDAGLLSVNLLGRNRGFKASVERVRKAFDDRAMVFPSCDHGNAIVFAAAGEPVRTTLSELSLLTLALRQQTGLNLLPTLARLAQWQTCPGGHLVL, from the coding sequence ATGGCCACGCCCATCCAGATCAGCGAAGAAGCCGGGGTGCGCTACCTGCACTTCGGCTCGGACTGGATCCAGGGCGCCATGCGCATCGCCCGGCCGTGGGCGCTGGAACTCGACTACACGCGCGAGATGATGGCCGCGCTGCTGCTGCGGCCGGAGCCGGACTGGCCGCGCAAGGCGCTGCTGATCGGCCTCGGCGCCGCCTCGCTGACGAAGTTCCTCTATCGCCACCGCCCGAAGGCGAAGCTGACGGTGGTGGAGATCGAACCGGCGGTGGTGGCGGCGGCGCACCAGTTCTTCAGGCTGCCGGAAGACCCCAGGCGCCTGAAGATCGAGATCGCCGACGGCGTCGAGTGGCTGGCGGCCAGCGACCAGACATTCGACCTGATCCTGGTCGACGGTTTCGACGCCGATGCCCGTGCCGGCGGGCTCGACACGCTGCCCTTCTACCGTGCCTGCCGGGCGCACCTGGGCGACGCCGGCCTGCTGTCGGTCAATCTCCTCGGCCGCAACCGCGGCTTCAAGGCCAGCGTCGAGCGCGTCAGGAAAGCCTTCGACGACCGCGCCATGGTGTTTCCTTCCTGCGACCACGGCAATGCCATCGTCTTCGCCGCCGCCGGCGAGCCGGTCCGCACGACGCTGTCCGAACTGAGCCTGCTGACCCTGGCGCTGAGGCAACAGACCGGCCTCAACCTGCTGCCGACCCTGGCGCGCCTGGCACAGTGGCAGACCTGCCCGGGCGGGCACCTGGTGCTCTAG
- a CDS encoding Tex family protein: MLPAIEHRIAEELGARTQQVAAAIALLDEGATVPFIARYRKEATGGLDDTQLRTLAERLIYLRELEERRTAVLASVAEQGKLTPELQHDIEHADTKQRLEDLYLPYKPKRRTKAQIALEAGLGPLAEALLADPLLAPEAEALKYVDAGKEVADVKAALEGARHVLMERFAEDAGLLAALREHVAAHGVLVSAVIDGKQEEGAKFRDWFAFSEPVGAIPSHRALALFRGRNEGFLRLSLKLDEELAEHRVPGPNACERMIAARFGLRDEGRPGDKWLLETVRWTWMVKLSLHFELEFMGALRERAEEEAIRVFARNLHDLLLAAPAGPRTVIGLDPGLRTGVKVAVVDRTGKLLDTATIYPHAPRNDWDGSLHTLAQLARKHGAELVSIGNGTASRETDKLAADLMQRHPELKLTKAVVSEAGASVYSASELAAKEFPELDVSLRGAVSIARRLQDPLAELVKIDPKSIGVGQYQHDVNQTKLARQLDAVVEDCVNSVGVDVNTASAPLLARISGLNATLAANIVAHRDAHGAFRSRETLKAVPRLGEKTFEQAAGFLRIMNGDNPLDASAVHPETYPVVERILADAKKGVKEIVGDGRFLKGLQPEKYTDDRFGLPTVRDILRELEKPGRDPRPEFRTAAFREGIESLKDLQPGMLLEGVVTNVTNFGAFVDIGVHQDGLVHISALSNRFVKDPREVVKAGDVVKVKVLEVDEKRRRIALTMRPSDDAPRGDVRKAERAAPARPPRPAPRPHGAMADALSRALKK, translated from the coding sequence ATGCTTCCCGCCATCGAACACCGCATCGCCGAAGAGCTCGGCGCCCGCACGCAGCAGGTGGCCGCTGCCATCGCCCTGCTCGACGAGGGCGCCACCGTCCCCTTCATCGCCCGCTATCGCAAGGAGGCCACCGGCGGCCTCGACGACACGCAGTTGCGCACCCTGGCCGAGCGCCTGATTTACCTGCGCGAGCTGGAGGAGCGCCGCACCGCCGTCCTCGCCTCCGTCGCCGAGCAGGGCAAGCTCACGCCAGAGCTGCAGCACGACATCGAGCACGCCGACACCAAGCAGCGCCTGGAAGATCTCTACCTGCCCTACAAGCCGAAGCGCCGCACCAAGGCGCAGATCGCGCTGGAAGCCGGCCTCGGCCCGCTCGCCGAGGCGCTGCTGGCCGACCCGCTGCTGGCGCCGGAGGCGGAAGCCCTCAAGTACGTCGACGCCGGGAAGGAGGTGGCAGACGTGAAGGCCGCCCTCGAGGGCGCGCGGCACGTCCTCATGGAACGGTTTGCCGAGGACGCCGGCCTGCTCGCCGCCCTGCGCGAGCACGTCGCCGCCCACGGCGTGCTGGTCTCGGCCGTCATCGACGGCAAGCAGGAGGAAGGCGCCAAGTTCCGCGACTGGTTCGCCTTCAGCGAGCCGGTCGGCGCCATTCCCTCGCACCGCGCGCTGGCCCTGTTCCGCGGCCGCAACGAGGGCTTCCTGCGCCTGTCGCTCAAGCTCGACGAGGAACTGGCGGAACACCGAGTCCCCGGCCCGAACGCCTGCGAGCGCATGATCGCCGCGCGCTTCGGCCTGCGCGACGAGGGGCGCCCCGGCGACAAGTGGCTGCTGGAGACGGTGCGCTGGACCTGGATGGTCAAGCTGTCGCTGCATTTCGAGCTGGAGTTCATGGGCGCGCTGCGCGAGCGCGCCGAGGAGGAGGCGATCCGCGTCTTCGCCCGCAACCTGCACGACCTGCTGCTCGCCGCCCCGGCCGGCCCGCGCACGGTGATCGGCCTCGATCCGGGCCTGCGCACCGGCGTCAAGGTGGCGGTGGTCGACCGCACCGGCAAGCTGCTCGACACCGCGACGATCTATCCGCACGCGCCGCGCAACGACTGGGACGGTTCGCTGCATACGCTGGCGCAACTCGCGCGCAAGCACGGCGCCGAGCTGGTCAGCATCGGCAACGGCACCGCCTCGCGCGAGACCGACAAGCTGGCCGCCGACCTGATGCAGCGCCACCCCGAGCTGAAGCTCACCAAGGCCGTCGTCTCCGAGGCCGGTGCCTCGGTGTATTCCGCCTCGGAACTGGCGGCAAAGGAATTCCCCGAGCTCGACGTCTCCCTGCGCGGCGCCGTCTCCATCGCCCGCCGCCTGCAGGACCCGCTCGCCGAGCTGGTGAAGATCGACCCGAAATCCATCGGCGTCGGCCAGTACCAGCACGACGTCAACCAGACCAAGCTGGCGCGCCAGCTGGATGCCGTGGTGGAGGACTGCGTGAACAGCGTCGGCGTCGACGTGAACACCGCCTCGGCGCCGCTGCTCGCGCGCATCTCCGGCCTCAACGCAACGCTGGCCGCGAACATCGTCGCCCACCGCGACGCCCACGGCGCCTTCCGCAGCCGCGAGACGCTGAAGGCAGTGCCGCGCCTCGGCGAGAAGACCTTCGAGCAGGCCGCCGGCTTCCTGCGCATCATGAACGGCGACAACCCGCTCGATGCCTCGGCGGTGCATCCCGAGACCTATCCGGTGGTCGAGCGCATCCTTGCCGACGCGAAGAAGGGCGTGAAGGAAATCGTCGGCGACGGCCGCTTCCTCAAGGGCCTGCAGCCGGAGAAATACACTGACGACCGCTTCGGCCTGCCGACGGTCCGCGACATCCTGCGCGAACTGGAGAAACCCGGCCGCGACCCGCGCCCGGAATTCCGCACCGCCGCCTTCCGCGAAGGCATCGAGTCGCTCAAGGACCTGCAGCCCGGCATGCTGCTCGAAGGCGTGGTGACCAACGTCACCAATTTCGGCGCCTTCGTCGACATCGGCGTGCACCAGGACGGCCTGGTGCACATCTCGGCGCTGTCGAACAGATTCGTCAAGGACCCGCGCGAGGTGGTGAAGGCCGGCGACGTCGTCAAGGTGAAGGTCCTGGAAGTCGACGAGAAGCGCCGGCGCATCGCGCTGACCATGCGGCCCTCGGACGACGCGCCGCGCGGCGACGTACGGAAGGCCGAGCGTGCCGCGCCGGCACGTCCGCCCAGGCCCGCGCCGCGGCCGCATGGCGCCATGGCCGACGCACTGTCGCGGGCGCTGAAGAAATGA
- a CDS encoding co-chaperone YbbN: MTSHAIDVTESNFMQEVIEASRRTPVLVDFWAPWCGPCRSLGPILEKLAAEYQGRFRLAKVNSDENQALAAQFGVRGIPNVKAVVNGQIVNEFTGALPESAVREFIDALLPSPAEPLRQQALAAHARGETDATRKLLLEAIRLDPKHEQARLDLIGILIDAGDHAEAQRLLDEIMDAGKDRARIDSLAARLALAGNAAGGADEEALRARIAADAGDLAARLELARMLAAKQDFRGALEELLEIVRRDRSFGDDVGRKTMLQIFNLLGSDSDLVREYRGALSRAINR; encoded by the coding sequence ATGACATCCCACGCCATCGACGTCACCGAAAGCAACTTCATGCAGGAAGTCATCGAGGCTTCCCGCCGCACGCCCGTCCTCGTGGATTTCTGGGCACCCTGGTGCGGCCCCTGCCGCAGCCTCGGCCCGATCCTGGAGAAGCTCGCCGCCGAATACCAGGGCCGCTTCCGCCTGGCCAAGGTGAATTCCGACGAGAATCAGGCGCTCGCCGCGCAGTTCGGCGTGCGCGGCATCCCCAACGTGAAGGCCGTGGTGAATGGCCAGATCGTCAACGAGTTCACCGGCGCCCTGCCCGAGTCGGCGGTGCGCGAGTTCATCGACGCCCTGCTGCCCTCGCCCGCCGAGCCGCTGCGCCAGCAGGCGCTGGCGGCCCACGCGCGCGGCGAAACCGACGCCACGCGCAAGCTGCTGCTCGAGGCCATCCGCCTCGACCCCAAGCACGAGCAGGCGCGCCTCGACCTGATCGGCATCCTGATCGACGCCGGCGACCACGCCGAGGCGCAGCGCCTGCTCGACGAGATCATGGACGCCGGCAAGGACCGCGCCCGCATCGACAGCCTCGCCGCGCGCCTGGCGCTGGCAGGGAATGCGGCGGGCGGCGCCGACGAGGAGGCCCTGCGCGCGCGCATCGCCGCCGACGCCGGCGATCTGGCGGCGCGGCTGGAACTGGCCAGGATGCTGGCGGCGAAGCAGGACTTCCGCGGCGCGCTGGAGGAACTTCTGGAGATCGTGCGGCGCGACCGCAGCTTCGGCGATGACGTCGGCCGCAAGACCATGCTGCAAATCTTCAACCTTCTCGGGTCCGACAGCGATCTGGTGCGCGAATACCGCGGCGCGCTGTCGCGCGCCATCAATCGCTAG